The following proteins come from a genomic window of Methanosarcina sp. MTP4:
- a CDS encoding HEAT repeat domain-containing protein, whose protein sequence is MKVEKLSIVLAIFALIVIQSAIYVGTGIASADSIDQELEAPDSDFSNLNSSDSNVSDSKVSNPSSPELEALIRDLNSPDLAVKENAVKALVGIGSPAVEPLILALESEDPDTRENAACALGKIGDEKAIKPLILLLADEEWEVEKAANDALVAIGEPAVEPLIQVLQNDNENVYLQTKVIHVLGDIGDERAIPPMIQALKSGDPELRADLAYSLGLMGETAVEPLIQVLGDEDPYVRVRAAEALGRIGDERAIGPLTDALDDDFERVRIFAKKGLEKIENQNKNVVIAAYGEKREFYIEDRRREWLDQLHSITTGARYDMKSYFYPGGPVISYGTSIENRIEVGILEGSDVNDSTLDEIYGIFDREGKELGIDEVPLVFKYEGPIREDEELVEETEASTEASTEASTEASSEDMQSTEDMQESRDIPGFKVMFTLLGVLVSVCILKRR, encoded by the coding sequence ATGAAAGTTGAAAAATTAAGTATTGTTCTGGCGATTTTCGCACTGATAGTCATTCAATCGGCCATATATGTCGGAACTGGTATAGCCAGTGCCGATTCTATCGATCAGGAGTTAGAGGCTCCAGATTCAGACTTTTCAAACTTAAATTCTTCGGATTCAAACGTCTCGGACTCAAAAGTCTCGAACCCAAGCTCTCCGGAATTAGAAGCATTAATCCGGGACCTCAATTCCCCGGATCTGGCTGTTAAAGAGAATGCCGTAAAAGCCCTAGTTGGAATAGGGTCTCCAGCAGTGGAACCTTTAATCTTGGCCCTGGAATCCGAAGATCCGGATACCCGGGAAAATGCAGCCTGCGCTCTCGGGAAGATAGGAGATGAAAAAGCCATAAAACCTCTCATTCTGCTCCTGGCGGATGAAGAGTGGGAAGTTGAAAAAGCTGCAAATGATGCCCTTGTTGCAATCGGGGAGCCTGCGGTTGAACCCCTTATCCAGGTTTTACAGAATGATAACGAAAATGTCTACTTGCAGACGAAAGTAATTCACGTTCTTGGGGATATAGGGGATGAAAGAGCAATTCCACCAATGATTCAGGCCCTGAAGAGCGGAGATCCTGAACTTCGGGCAGATCTGGCGTATTCCCTTGGTTTAATGGGAGAAACTGCTGTTGAGCCTTTGATACAGGTCCTTGGGGACGAAGACCCCTATGTTCGGGTCCGTGCGGCGGAGGCTCTTGGCAGAATCGGGGACGAGCGCGCAATAGGGCCGCTTACCGATGCCCTGGATGATGATTTTGAGAGAGTCCGGATATTTGCAAAAAAGGGCCTTGAAAAAATTGAAAATCAGAATAAAAATGTGGTCATTGCCGCTTACGGAGAAAAGCGTGAGTTCTACATTGAGGACCGGAGGAGAGAATGGCTCGATCAGCTCCATTCTATAACCACCGGTGCAAGATACGATATGAAATCATACTTTTATCCGGGTGGGCCTGTTATAAGTTATGGCACGAGCATAGAAAACCGAATCGAAGTCGGAATTCTGGAAGGTTCGGATGTTAACGATTCCACTCTGGACGAGATCTACGGAATATTTGACAGGGAGGGAAAAGAACTTGGAATTGATGAAGTGCCACTCGTGTTCAAATATGAAGGCCCCATCCGGGAAGATGAGGAACTGGTAGAGGAAACCGAAGCGTCAACAGAAGCGTCAACAGAAGCGTCAACAGAAGCGTCAAGTGAAGATATGCAGTCAACAGAAGATATGCAAGAATCCAGGGATATTCCTGGGTTCAAGGTAATGTTTACTTTGTTAGGAGTATTGGTTTCGGTTTGCATTCTAAAGAGGCGCTGA
- the truD gene encoding tRNA pseudouridine(13) synthase TruD, with translation MEVPNIEKQIGISLYSTDSAGLGGQLRQEVEDFIVKEITNREEGTEGKHLVLEVTKRDWDTHHFTRTLAKILKISQKRITVAGTKDKRALTTQKISIFGVDAEAIEKVRLKDVEMKVLGRSKKSVELGDLTGNEFIITIRNIDLPVDETRTILGKATEEILAAGGVPNFFGIQRFGSVRPVTHLVGKAIVEGDFEKAAMTYIAEPFPDEPEETKAARQYVKETRDFRTGLDKYPLRMGHERAMMNHLIANPDDFAGSFLVLPKNLYRMFAHAYQSCIYNTILCRRIEKGLPLNLAVEGDIVCFKNEAGLPDSSRTESVTAEKVNAMNRLLKRGRAFITAPLPGHATEFASGVPGEIEQEVLKEFEVPLEGFNIKEIPEMSSKGIRREVLLNVEPKFEVSEDELNPGKSKAVLEFMLPKGSYATTVLREYMKANPLQMS, from the coding sequence ATGGAAGTTCCCAATATCGAAAAACAGATTGGAATCAGCCTTTACTCCACAGACAGCGCAGGTCTCGGGGGACAGCTCCGGCAGGAAGTGGAGGACTTCATCGTAAAAGAGATCACGAACCGGGAGGAGGGGACTGAAGGCAAGCACCTGGTCCTTGAAGTCACCAAACGCGACTGGGACACCCACCATTTTACCCGGACCCTTGCAAAGATCCTGAAGATAAGCCAGAAGCGGATCACCGTTGCAGGTACGAAGGACAAGCGGGCGCTGACAACCCAGAAGATCAGCATCTTTGGTGTGGACGCAGAGGCTATCGAAAAGGTCCGCCTGAAAGACGTAGAAATGAAAGTCCTGGGTCGGTCTAAAAAATCCGTGGAACTCGGAGACCTCACCGGAAACGAGTTCATAATCACCATCCGGAATATCGACCTTCCCGTGGATGAGACCCGGACCATCCTTGGAAAAGCCACGGAAGAGATCCTGGCTGCCGGCGGCGTCCCCAACTTTTTCGGGATCCAGCGCTTTGGCTCGGTCCGCCCGGTCACTCATCTGGTAGGAAAAGCCATAGTTGAAGGCGACTTTGAAAAAGCAGCCATGACCTACATTGCCGAGCCCTTCCCCGACGAGCCAGAAGAGACAAAAGCCGCCCGACAGTACGTAAAGGAGACCAGGGACTTCAGGACCGGCCTTGATAAATACCCTCTCCGCATGGGGCACGAACGGGCAATGATGAACCACCTTATAGCAAACCCGGATGACTTTGCGGGATCTTTCCTGGTGCTCCCGAAAAACCTCTACCGCATGTTCGCCCACGCTTACCAGTCCTGCATATACAACACTATCCTCTGCCGCCGGATTGAAAAGGGTCTCCCCCTGAACCTTGCCGTGGAAGGGGATATCGTCTGCTTCAAAAACGAAGCCGGACTCCCGGACAGTTCCCGGACCGAGTCAGTCACCGCCGAAAAGGTAAACGCAATGAACCGCCTGCTCAAACGCGGCCGCGCCTTCATAACAGCCCCCCTCCCGGGCCATGCCACAGAATTCGCATCCGGGGTCCCGGGAGAGATCGAGCAGGAAGTCCTGAAAGAATTTGAAGTTCCTCTCGAAGGCTTCAACATCAAAGAAATCCCGGAAATGAGCTCGAAAGGCATCCGCCGGGAAGTCCTCCTGAATGTGGAACCCAAATTCGAGGTCTCGGAAGACGAACTGAACCCCGGAAAATCAAAGGCAGTGCTGGAGTTCATGCTCCCCAAGGGGAGTTATGCGACAACGGTGCTGCGAGAATATATGAAAGCTAACCCGCTGCAGATGAGCTGA
- a CDS encoding DUF1186 domain-containing protein has product MESYEDCSTEELIRKLVNSELVVDPGLAWEISRMPDAVPHLVRIIEDDASFMEGSPGDGWAPIHASFLLGAIKTPAARNAVFWLLRGRDEELGDWITEDFPTILANLGLDAVEDLKKFISDRTTGLYQRSAASGALSTIAHKHPEIWDSTVRFFRQLLQEEDDPELLGFLISDLSEFKGPLKNPLSCQ; this is encoded by the coding sequence ATGGAAAGCTACGAAGATTGTTCTACGGAAGAACTTATCCGGAAACTGGTAAATTCGGAACTTGTAGTTGACCCCGGACTTGCCTGGGAAATTTCCCGGATGCCGGATGCCGTTCCCCATCTGGTACGCATTATTGAAGACGATGCCTCTTTTATGGAAGGGAGTCCGGGAGACGGTTGGGCGCCCATACATGCGAGTTTTTTACTAGGGGCAATAAAAACCCCTGCAGCCCGGAATGCAGTTTTCTGGCTCCTTCGGGGAAGGGATGAGGAACTCGGGGATTGGATTACGGAAGATTTTCCAACAATCCTGGCAAATTTAGGGCTGGACGCGGTTGAGGATTTGAAGAAGTTTATCTCTGACAGGACAACTGGCTTATATCAACGGTCTGCTGCAAGTGGAGCCCTTTCTACCATTGCTCACAAGCACCCTGAAATATGGGATTCCACTGTCAGGTTTTTCAGACAGCTCCTGCAGGAAGAAGACGACCCTGAACTCCTTGGCTTTCTGATTTCCGACCTCTCGGAATTCAAGGGGCCGTTAAAAAATCCCTTATCCTGTCAATAA
- a CDS encoding nitrous oxide reductase family maturation protein NosD, with protein sequence MNINVDGNGGADYTSIKEAVNNSKSGDTIRVFSGTYTENVDVDKELTIISKSGNPEDTVVQAADPGDHVFHVTASNVTISGFKVTGANSTRKSREPCGIYLDGRSELFRAPEGDSDDGDNGEIDGGIDKGGDEEVHACTITNNIISNNSLGIFLEESDNNTLSNNTASENYIAIFLAAADSNELKGNSASDNKGGVFMFGGANNTFNENRILSSGTGFLLEYYSSNNIFSNNAALDNENGFYIRGAENITLINNNASSNNETGICLDSSSNNTLKGNRADLNRKYGIHLNHFSWNNVLRNNTASKNEDGIMLYYYSENTSLKGNTANLNSKNGIYLNETAGNTLEANTANSNGGHGIYLKSSTFNMLNNNTVNSNGLYGIYLDPSNNKRVNPDIITADFKYCRFLEDSSNNNTVSGNYLSSNSEAIVANYSENNIYDNHFDGKTTPEAPFASRITAVIDRIRDFLTAP encoded by the coding sequence ATGAACATCAACGTGGATGGGAACGGAGGAGCAGACTATACCTCCATAAAGGAAGCTGTGAACAATTCTAAATCCGGGGATACAATTCGCGTTTTCAGCGGAACGTATACGGAAAATGTGGATGTGGACAAAGAACTAACCATAATCTCAAAGTCCGGAAACCCGGAGGATACGGTCGTCCAGGCAGCCGACCCTGGAGATCATGTGTTCCATGTGACGGCTAGTAACGTTACAATTAGCGGCTTTAAAGTTACAGGAGCAAACAGTACCAGGAAAAGCCGCGAACCCTGCGGGATATACCTTGACGGAAGATCCGAATTATTCAGAGCTCCGGAGGGAGATTCGGATGATGGAGATAATGGAGAAATCGATGGAGGAATCGATAAAGGAGGCGATGAAGAAGTTCACGCCTGCACCATCACCAACAATATAATTTCCAACAACAGCTTGGGCATTTTCCTTGAAGAATCCGATAACAACACCCTGAGCAATAATACCGCCTCGGAGAACTATATCGCAATCTTTCTGGCTGCAGCCGACAGCAACGAACTGAAGGGAAACTCCGCGTCGGACAATAAGGGCGGAGTCTTTATGTTCGGAGGCGCAAACAACACATTTAACGAAAACAGGATTTTGAGCAGTGGGACCGGTTTCCTGCTGGAGTATTACAGCAGTAATAATATTTTTAGCAACAACGCCGCCCTGGACAATGAAAACGGCTTCTATATCCGGGGCGCCGAAAATATCACGCTGATAAACAACAACGCAAGCTCGAACAATGAAACCGGGATCTGCCTGGACTCCTCCTCAAATAACACCCTGAAAGGCAACAGGGCAGACCTGAACAGGAAATACGGCATCCACCTCAACCATTTTTCCTGGAACAACGTGCTTAGAAACAATACCGCTTCAAAGAACGAAGACGGGATCATGCTGTATTATTACAGCGAAAACACCTCCCTGAAAGGAAACACTGCAAACCTTAACAGCAAAAACGGGATTTACCTGAACGAAACCGCCGGCAACACCCTGGAAGCAAACACTGCAAACTCGAACGGCGGGCACGGGATCTATCTCAAGTCATCAACTTTCAACATGCTCAATAACAACACAGTAAACTCAAACGGGCTTTACGGCATCTATCTCGACCCATCGAATAATAAAAGAGTGAACCCCGACATCATAACCGCGGATTTCAAGTACTGCAGGTTCCTTGAGGATTCCAGCAACAACAATACGGTAAGCGGGAATTACCTGAGCAGCAATAGTGAAGCAATCGTGGCAAATTATTCCGAAAACAACATTTACGACAACCACTTCGACGGTAAAACAACTCCTGAAGCGCCTTTCGCCTCAAGGATAACGGCAGTTATTGACAGGATAAGGGATTTTTTAACGGCCCCTTGA